The Ascochyta rabiei chromosome 5, complete sequence genome has a segment encoding these proteins:
- a CDS encoding Flavin-containing monooxygenase, whose product MSDFPAFGASMFDKFVKGLQDKSFKLRSEWGFEPAQVTPIVSDTLVDYLERGVIRSTKRIKRTLGDAQVKLDDGETLDVDVLIWCMGYKADFSMLETRFNPAANSKSWSEASGSNGKLLARLYHNVFSLEKPNSRTFLRNVRFTISGFYKFDMASMAIAKIWKDELDLPPLARGAGCR is encoded by the coding sequence ATGAGCGATTTCCCTGCGTTTGGTGCCAGTATGTTCGATAAGTTTGTCAAGGGCCTGCAGGATAAGAGTTTCAAGTTGCGCTCTGAGTGGGGCTTCGAGCCTGCTCAGGTGACTCCGATCGTTTCTGACACTCTGGTCGACTATCTCGAGCGCGGAGTCATTCGATCCACCAAACGCATCAAGCGTACCTTGGGAGACGCTCAGGTTAAGCTCGATGACGGCGAGACACTTGATGTCGACGTTCTGATATGGTGCATGGGGTATAAAGCCGACTTCAGTATGCTCGAAACCCGATTCAATCCTGCCGCCAACTCAAAATCATGGTCGGAAGCAAGCGGGTCAAACGGCAAGTTGCTTGCTCGATTGTACCACAATGTCTTTTCACTCGAAAAGCCAAACAGCCGGACTTTCTTGAGAAACGTGCGCTTCACAATATCTGGTTTCTATAAATTTGACATGGCAAGTATGGCTATAGCAAAGATCTGGAAAGATGAATTAGATCTCCCACCTCTGGCCCGTGGAGCAGGCTGTAGATGA